One window of the Thunnus albacares chromosome 3, fThuAlb1.1, whole genome shotgun sequence genome contains the following:
- the esf1 gene encoding ESF1 homolog isoform X1: protein MSSKKKQGADERFLRVQKDPRFWEMPERERKIKIDKRFQSMFHDERFKVKYTVDKRGRPINHTSTEDLKRFYKLSDSEEEEEEEEGDVKRKKAEGKKKKKKVKENLMKADADVKKGKAAQSRDVKAEVKQPERGVRVFEEGEEDEEEEQRPAEEDDLGDSVTEGSEEEDEDDDAEEESDAGSGSDEEEEESGLDSGDDSDSGPDLARGKGNIETSSDEDDDDDDDVDAILRREEEEIEHDWGELCKDAPRSDEVSGRLAVCNMDWDRMKAKDLLALLNSFTPKGGAVLSVKIYPSEFGKERLMVEETQGPLELKALPDDSEDDTEEEKVYREKMRDYQFKRLKYFYAVVECDSTDTAAKIYEECDGYEYESSCSVLDLRFIPDDVTFDEEPKDMATDVNLTAYTPKLFTSTAASTSKVQLTWDETDHDRVTALNRKFDKKELLDMDFNAYLASSSEEEEEGEDGGFVFGEEDDTAEVVSVAERTDEPVVEEEEKKKKKKKKSEEQISKYRQLLKGIQDKEKKIQEDKSMEMEITWVPGLKETTEQLVKKKMEGKDKLTPWEEFLEKKKDKKKKKKTQKKQGADEEELSDDELPPDVDLSDPFFAEELGATDLKKKSKGKKKKLEEEEERTPEEEEELERQKAEMALLMEDDADDAKHKHFNYDKIVEQQNLSKKKKKKLLKKGEEPQNDDFQVDVKDPRFQAMFTSHLFNLDPSHPSYKKTKATQSIEAEKQRRREDEHRRMEDAVSAPKAAVAAAPTQVAEAAAGKRQKDSDAPPPADASAKKAMDPGLSLLVKSIKSKTEQFQARKKQKLM from the exons ATGTCGTCCAAAAAGAAGCAGGGCGCCGATGAGCGTTTCCTGCGTGTGCAGAAAGACCCTCGCTTCTGGGAAATGCCCGAGAGAGAACGCAAAATCAAGATCGACAAGCGTTTCCAGTCCATGTTTCACGACGAGCGCTTCAAGGTGAAATACACCGTCGACAAACGAGGCCGTCCCATCAACCACACCTCCACCGAGGACCTGAAGCGCTTCTACAAACTCTCCGactcagaggaggaggaagaagaagaggagggggatgtgaagaggaagaaggcggagggcaagaagaagaagaaaaaagtgaaggaGAATCTGATGAAGGCTGATGCAGACGTGAAGAAAGGAAAAGCAGCGCAGAGCAGAGACGTTAAAGCTGAAGTGAAGCAGCCTGAACGAGGAGTCCGAGTCTTTGAAGAAG gggaagaagatgaggaagaggagcagcGTCCTGCAGAGGAAGATGACCTTGGAGACAGTGTCACAGAGGGGAgcgaggaggaagatgaggatgatgatgcagaggaggagagtgacGCGGGAAGTGGATcggacgaggaggaggaggagtccgGTCTGGATTCAGGGGACGATAGCGACAGTGGGCCGGATCTGGCCAGGGGGAAGGGCAACATAGAGACCAGCTCAGACGAAGACGACGACGATGACGATGACGTGGACGCCATCCTgcggagagaggaagaggaaatcGAACACGACTGGGGAGAGCTGTGCAAAGACGCTCCGCGGAGCGACGAG gtttCTGGCCGACTGGCCGTCTGCAACATGGACTGGGACCGGATGAAGGCCAAAGATCTGCTGGCTCTGCTCAACTCCTTCACACCTAAAGGAGGAGCTGTGCTGTCTGTCAAG ATCTACCCGTCAGAGTTTGGGAAGGAGAGGCTGATGGTGGAGGAAACGCAGGGACCTCTGGAGCTGAAAGCGCTGCCTGACGACTCCGAGGAcgacacagaagaagagaa GGTTTACAGGGAGAAGATGCGTGACTACCAGTTCAAACGTCTGAAGTATTTCTACGCCGTGGTGGAGTGTGACTCGACTGACACGGCCGCCAAGATCTACGAGGAGTGTGATGGCTACGAGTACGAGAGCAGCTGCTCCGTTCTGGACCTCCG GTTTATCCCTGATGACGTCACGTTCGACGAGGAGCCCAAAGACATGGCGACAGACGTGAACCTGACGGCCTACACGCCCAAACTCTTCACCTCAACCGCCGCCTCCACCTCGAAG GTGCAGCTAACGTGGGACGAGACGGATCACGATCGCGTCACCGCCCTGAACAGGAAGTTCGACAAGAAAGAGCTGCTGGACATGGACTTCAACGCCTACCTGGCCTCctccagtgaagaagaagaggagggtgaaGATGGAGGGTTTGTGTTTGGAGAGGAAGACGACACAGCGGAGG ttgtttctgtagCTGAACGGACGGACGAGCCCGtcgtagaggaggaggagaagaagaagaagaagaagaagaaaagtgagGAGCAGATCTCCAAgtacagacagctgctgaaagGCATCCaggacaaagagaagaagatcCAGGAGGACAAAAGCATGGAGATGGAGATCACCTGGGTGCCAG GACTGAAGGAGACGACGGAGCAGctggtgaagaagaagatggagggGAAGGACAAGCTGACGCCCTGGGAGGAGTTcctggagaagaagaaagacaagaagaagaagaagaaaactcagAAAAAACAG GGAGCTGACGAGGAAGAGCTCAGCGATGACGAGCTTCCTCCAGACGTCGACCTCAGTGACCCGTTCTTCGCTGAGGAGCTCGGTGCTACAG ACCTGAAGAAGAAATCaaaggggaagaagaagaagctggaggaggaagaggagcggacacctgaggaggaagaggagctggagagacaaaag gctgaGATGGCTCTGCTGATGGAGGACGACGCCGACGAcgccaaacacaaacactttaacTACGACAAGATCGTAGAGCAGCAGAACCtgagcaagaagaagaagaagaagctgctgAAGAAAGGCGAAGAGCCGCAGAACGACGACTTCCAG GTGGATGTTAAAGACCCTCGTTTCCAGGCCATGTTCACCTCTCACCTGTTCAACCTGGACCCGTCTCACCCGAGCTACAAGAAGACCAAAGCCACGCAGAGCATCGAGGCCGAGAAGCAGCGGCGGCGAGAGGACGAGCATCGCCGCATGGAGGACGCCGTCAGCGCTCCGAAGGCCGCCGTTGCCGCCGCGCCCACACAGGTTGCGGAGGCCGCCGCGGGTAAACGGCAAAAAGACTCTGACGCTCCGCCGCCTGCGGACGCCTCGGCGAAGAAAGCGATGGACCCCGGACTGTCTCTGCTCGTCAAGTCCATCAAAAGCAAAACGGAGCAGTTTCAGGCTCGGAAGAAACAGAAGCTCATGTAG
- the esf1 gene encoding ESF1 homolog isoform X2, with protein sequence MSSKKKQGADERFLRVQKDPRFWEMPERERKIKIDKRFQSMFHDERFKVKYTVDKRGRPINHTSTEDLKRFYKLSDSEEEEEEEEGDVKRKKAEGKKKKKKVKENLMKADADVKKGKAAQSRDVKAEVKQPERGVRVFEEGEEDEEEEQRPAEEDDLGDSVTEGSEEEDEDDDAEEESDAGSGSDEEEEESGLDSGDDSDSGPDLARGKGNIETSSDEDDDDDDDVDAILRREEEEIEHDWGELCKDAPRSDEVSGRLAVCNMDWDRMKAKDLLALLNSFTPKGGAVLSVKIYPSEFGKERLMVEETQGPLELKALPDDSEDDTEEEKVYREKMRDYQFKRLKYFYAVVECDSTDTAAKIYEECDGYEYESSCSVLDLRFIPDDVTFDEEPKDMATDVNLTAYTPKLFTSTAASTSKVQLTWDETDHDRVTALNRKFDKKELLDMDFNAYLASSSEEEEEGEDGGFVFGEEDDTAEAERTDEPVVEEEEKKKKKKKKSEEQISKYRQLLKGIQDKEKKIQEDKSMEMEITWVPGLKETTEQLVKKKMEGKDKLTPWEEFLEKKKDKKKKKKTQKKQGADEEELSDDELPPDVDLSDPFFAEELGATDLKKKSKGKKKKLEEEEERTPEEEEELERQKAEMALLMEDDADDAKHKHFNYDKIVEQQNLSKKKKKKLLKKGEEPQNDDFQVDVKDPRFQAMFTSHLFNLDPSHPSYKKTKATQSIEAEKQRRREDEHRRMEDAVSAPKAAVAAAPTQVAEAAAGKRQKDSDAPPPADASAKKAMDPGLSLLVKSIKSKTEQFQARKKQKLM encoded by the exons ATGTCGTCCAAAAAGAAGCAGGGCGCCGATGAGCGTTTCCTGCGTGTGCAGAAAGACCCTCGCTTCTGGGAAATGCCCGAGAGAGAACGCAAAATCAAGATCGACAAGCGTTTCCAGTCCATGTTTCACGACGAGCGCTTCAAGGTGAAATACACCGTCGACAAACGAGGCCGTCCCATCAACCACACCTCCACCGAGGACCTGAAGCGCTTCTACAAACTCTCCGactcagaggaggaggaagaagaagaggagggggatgtgaagaggaagaaggcggagggcaagaagaagaagaaaaaagtgaaggaGAATCTGATGAAGGCTGATGCAGACGTGAAGAAAGGAAAAGCAGCGCAGAGCAGAGACGTTAAAGCTGAAGTGAAGCAGCCTGAACGAGGAGTCCGAGTCTTTGAAGAAG gggaagaagatgaggaagaggagcagcGTCCTGCAGAGGAAGATGACCTTGGAGACAGTGTCACAGAGGGGAgcgaggaggaagatgaggatgatgatgcagaggaggagagtgacGCGGGAAGTGGATcggacgaggaggaggaggagtccgGTCTGGATTCAGGGGACGATAGCGACAGTGGGCCGGATCTGGCCAGGGGGAAGGGCAACATAGAGACCAGCTCAGACGAAGACGACGACGATGACGATGACGTGGACGCCATCCTgcggagagaggaagaggaaatcGAACACGACTGGGGAGAGCTGTGCAAAGACGCTCCGCGGAGCGACGAG gtttCTGGCCGACTGGCCGTCTGCAACATGGACTGGGACCGGATGAAGGCCAAAGATCTGCTGGCTCTGCTCAACTCCTTCACACCTAAAGGAGGAGCTGTGCTGTCTGTCAAG ATCTACCCGTCAGAGTTTGGGAAGGAGAGGCTGATGGTGGAGGAAACGCAGGGACCTCTGGAGCTGAAAGCGCTGCCTGACGACTCCGAGGAcgacacagaagaagagaa GGTTTACAGGGAGAAGATGCGTGACTACCAGTTCAAACGTCTGAAGTATTTCTACGCCGTGGTGGAGTGTGACTCGACTGACACGGCCGCCAAGATCTACGAGGAGTGTGATGGCTACGAGTACGAGAGCAGCTGCTCCGTTCTGGACCTCCG GTTTATCCCTGATGACGTCACGTTCGACGAGGAGCCCAAAGACATGGCGACAGACGTGAACCTGACGGCCTACACGCCCAAACTCTTCACCTCAACCGCCGCCTCCACCTCGAAG GTGCAGCTAACGTGGGACGAGACGGATCACGATCGCGTCACCGCCCTGAACAGGAAGTTCGACAAGAAAGAGCTGCTGGACATGGACTTCAACGCCTACCTGGCCTCctccagtgaagaagaagaggagggtgaaGATGGAGGGTTTGTGTTTGGAGAGGAAGACGACACAGCGGAGG CTGAACGGACGGACGAGCCCGtcgtagaggaggaggagaagaagaagaagaagaagaagaaaagtgagGAGCAGATCTCCAAgtacagacagctgctgaaagGCATCCaggacaaagagaagaagatcCAGGAGGACAAAAGCATGGAGATGGAGATCACCTGGGTGCCAG GACTGAAGGAGACGACGGAGCAGctggtgaagaagaagatggagggGAAGGACAAGCTGACGCCCTGGGAGGAGTTcctggagaagaagaaagacaagaagaagaagaagaaaactcagAAAAAACAG GGAGCTGACGAGGAAGAGCTCAGCGATGACGAGCTTCCTCCAGACGTCGACCTCAGTGACCCGTTCTTCGCTGAGGAGCTCGGTGCTACAG ACCTGAAGAAGAAATCaaaggggaagaagaagaagctggaggaggaagaggagcggacacctgaggaggaagaggagctggagagacaaaag gctgaGATGGCTCTGCTGATGGAGGACGACGCCGACGAcgccaaacacaaacactttaacTACGACAAGATCGTAGAGCAGCAGAACCtgagcaagaagaagaagaagaagctgctgAAGAAAGGCGAAGAGCCGCAGAACGACGACTTCCAG GTGGATGTTAAAGACCCTCGTTTCCAGGCCATGTTCACCTCTCACCTGTTCAACCTGGACCCGTCTCACCCGAGCTACAAGAAGACCAAAGCCACGCAGAGCATCGAGGCCGAGAAGCAGCGGCGGCGAGAGGACGAGCATCGCCGCATGGAGGACGCCGTCAGCGCTCCGAAGGCCGCCGTTGCCGCCGCGCCCACACAGGTTGCGGAGGCCGCCGCGGGTAAACGGCAAAAAGACTCTGACGCTCCGCCGCCTGCGGACGCCTCGGCGAAGAAAGCGATGGACCCCGGACTGTCTCTGCTCGTCAAGTCCATCAAAAGCAAAACGGAGCAGTTTCAGGCTCGGAAGAAACAGAAGCTCATGTAG